One part of the Anopheles merus strain MAF chromosome 3L, AmerM5.1, whole genome shotgun sequence genome encodes these proteins:
- the LOC121598218 gene encoding trichohyalin-like isoform X3, with amino-acid sequence MNFFNPQIPRFLAHLPEDTDNETEQEREHHRHQHQQQQKAQQHNDEEEEEEEEEEDEEKETDTSDTEDDSGIAEEAPGPDHFANLRITDPLSVQNSALNNFFHYWKDLVNQEQRYSAKLEEAEKRVKEANVKVYELQQKLDAVERDALLKEYNVERLQAELVAALKECEGIRARLTTQQSEMETIRLKASDREDELNLKYQNLEIEHLELTEKLAEVRQLAHELNSQLIDAKSEVDRLKEERQKLLDERTEEQKIMREALEESVRERAQVEAKWKQSFEQLRDVNNAREEDLMKDCEFTIRSMQKTCKEKMETVEKERKQALEQVSRLEELARKRTDEVRHLKSYEAEVEQLRGLTYDQKESLLGMTRQVESLKAELETAYNKLEEEMVKVQQIKNRCEYQLCEKEREALNRIEIARGEIAMQWEDRLLHEMNRLKVELEQTHMEERTSAIEKLRREALAETEAMSRRFNEREMQLKNEIDSLKAKLEQQKTLMANAQTDADQKLLQSRMYVERAEREHERKLAKEMSEKDEIIETLKQQFEKEKLELEQHFSERIQQVQEEFAREISDTTELMKTAHKKELETQWKALVAEKEEALHLMDSRNRHRLEDAENKIRELTTSHQRQLKDLQEEHSFVVHSLESRDTKNAQEIQTLHKKCRCLTNLFEEMRLRYERREPRMEDLQQIEELKTVIESQERDLRQLTERLRELQLQQQQQDQHPPQTPRRSKPNRGRQQKQQQSNQQQQQGNRQQQQQGNKQQQKKGRQQAPAEPEQCEEAPYEEEDHQQVDEIEYVESLGDAPQVVLIPPAQFIPPMVHRTPCDVIYEENEEEEEAAQVAEEEEDQQQQQQQQQETEELEPEVEQSNENNEVLVIEVEEPEESVTVVDVPASAIQTEDRVIHSTTPTIIEDVDDAPQPNSSMPLSTEERSSSEPPKSINVVRIENVTESTNQRPRASSAPRIIITDATEKSAGESTDLESTTVVEIVEQPSPEPVEQPPVFAKPYPAVPTELSPSPTECVGDSAQTVASAPEQIVVPHLPEGVATPDGQ; translated from the exons gAAGGATCTGGTGAACCAGGAACAGCGGTACAGCGCCAAGCTAGAGGAGGCCGAAAAGCGCGTGAAGGAAGCGAACGTGAAGGTCTACGAACTGCAGCAGAAGCTCGATGCGGTCGAGCGGGACGCGTTGCTTAAGGAATACAACGTGGAAC GTCTGCAAGCGGAGCTGGTGGCCGCCCTGAAGGAATGCGAAGGCATACGGGCCCGGCTGACGACCCAGCAGTCGGAGATGGAAACGATAAGACTGAAGGCCTCCGACCGGGAGGACGAACTTAATCTCAAGTATCAAAATTTGGAAATCGAACATCTGGAGCTGACGGAAAAGCTGGCCGAGGTGCGGCAGCTAGCCCACGAGCTGAACAGCCAGCTGATCGACGCCAAATCGGAGGTGGACCGGCTGAAGGAGGAACGCCAAAAGCTGCTGGACGAGCGCACCGAGGAGCAGAAGATTATGCGCGAAGCGCTCGAAGAGTCGGTGCGCGAACGGGCCCAGGTAGAGGCGAAGTGGAAGCAAAGCTTCGAGCAGCTGCGCGACGTGAACAATGCGCGCGAGGAAGATCTGATGAAGGATTGCGAGTTTACGATCCGCAGCATGCAGAAGACGTGCAAGGAGAAGATGGAAACGGTCGAGAAGGAGCGGAAGCAGGCGCTCGAGCAGGTGAGCCGGCTGGAGGAGTTGGCCCGCAAGCGCACGGACGAGGTGCGCCACCTAAAGTCGTACGAGGCGGAGGTGGAGCAGCTGCGCGGGCTTACGTACGATCAGAAGGAATCACTGCTCGGGATGACCCGGCAGGTGGAGAGCTTGAAGGCGGAGCTGGAGACGGCGTACAACAAGCTGGAGGAGGAGATGGTGAAGGTGCAGCAGATAAAGAACCGCTGTGAATA TCAACTGTGTGAAAAGGAACGGGAAGCGCTGAACCGGATAGAGATCGCCCGTGGGGAGATTGCGATGCAGTGGGAGGATCGGCTGCTGCACGAGATGAACCGGCTGAAGGTGGAGCTGGAACAGACGCACATGGAGGAGCGTACCTCCGCCATCGAGAAGCTGCGCCGCGAGGCACTGGCCGAAACGGAAGCCATGAGCCGGCGGTTCAATGAGCGTGAAATGCAGCTGAAAAATGAG ATCGATTCACTCAAAGCGAAACTGGAACAGCAAAAGACGTTGATGGCCAATGCACAGACCGACGCTGACCAGAAGCTGCTCCAGTCGCGCATGTACGTGGAGCGTGCCGAGCGGGAGCACGAGCGCAAGCTGGCCAAAGAAATGTCCGAGAAGGATGAAATCATCG AAACCCTCAAGCAACAGTTTGAAAAGGAAAAGTTGGAGTTGGAGCAGCACTTTAGCGAACGGATTCAGCAGGTGCAGGAAGAGTTTGCGCGGGAAATATCCGACACGACCGAGCTGATGAAAACTGCCCACAAAAAGGAGCTAG AAACACAATGGAAGGCTCTCGTTGCAGAGAAGGAAGAAGCATTGCACCTGATGGACAGTCGCAACCGACACCGGCTTGAAGATGCTGAGAACAAAATCAG AGAACTCACGACCAGCCATCAGCGGCAGCTGAAGGACCTGCAGGAAGAGCACAGCTTTGTGGTGCACAGTCTGGAGTCGCGGGACACGAAGAACGCGCAAGAAATTCAAACGCTCCATAAAAAGTGCCGCTGCCTAACGAATCT TTTCGAAGAGATGCGCTTACGCTATGAACGGCGCGAGCCACGCATGGAAGATTTGCAGCAGATCGAAGAGCTGAAGACGGTGATCGAATCGCAGGAGCGTGATTTGCGGCAGCTTACCGAACGATTGCGAGAgttgcagctgcagcaacagcagcaagatCAACATCCACCCCAAACACCTCGCCGTTCGAAACCAAACCGGGGACGGCAGCAGAAACAGCAGCAATCgaatcagcagcaacagcaaggtaataggcagcagcagcagcagggtaataagcagcagcaaaagaaagGCCGACAGCAAGCCCCAGCCGAACCGGAACAGTGTGAAGAAGCGCCTTACGAGGAAGAGGATCACCAGCAGGTGGATGAGATCGAGTACGTGGAGTCTTTGGGCGATGCACCCCAGGTGGTACTCATCCCACCTGCCCAGTTCATACCTCCAATGGTACACCGAACACCGTGCGATGTGATCTACGAAGAGaatgaagaggaggaggaagcggcACAGgtggcagaagaagaagaagatcagcagcagcagcagcagcaacaacaggaGACAGAAGAACTTGAACCTGAGGTAGAACAATCGAACGAGAATAACGAAGTACTGGTGATAGAAGTGGAGGAACCTGAAGAATCGGTAACAGTAGTGGATGTTCCCGCGTCTGCAATCCAAACCGAGGATCGTGTGATACACTCGACTACACCGACGATCATAGAGGATGTGGATGACGCACCGCAGCCAAACAGCAGCATGCCACTCTCCACCGAGGAAAGAAGTAGCAGCGAACCTCCCAAATCGATCAATGTTGTACGAATCGAAAACGTTACCGAATCAACGAACCAACGGCCACGTGCATCCTCTGCGCCGAGAATCATCATTACGGACGCCACGGAAAAGTCTGCCGGTGAGAGCACAGACCTCGAGAGCACGACTGTGGTAGAAATAGTGGAACAACCCTCTCCGGAACCCGTTGAGCAACCGCCCGTGTTTGCTAAACCGTATCCAGCGGTCCCGACGGAACTATCACCGTCACCTACAGAGTGTGTCGGGGATAGTGCCCAGACAGTGGCTTCCGCTCCGGAACAGATAGTCGTGCCTCATCTACCGGAAGGTGTAGCAACACCCGATGGTCAGTAG
- the LOC121598220 gene encoding aldo-keto reductase family 1 member B1-like, with product MASTVPFVTLNNGQKMPMLGLGTWGSPPGEVAQAVKDAIDIGYRHIDCAHVYQNEHEVGEGVKAKIDEGVVKREDLFITSKLWNTFHRPDLVEGACRTTLKNLGLDYIDLYLIHWPMAYREGPELFPQDENGKTAFSDVDYVDTYKALEKLVELGLTKSIGISNCNSKQVERVLAAATIKPVTNQIECHPYLTQSKLSPFCTERGMIVTAYSPLGSPNRPWAKPGDAQLMEDPKIVALAEKYNKTPAQILIRYQIQRGHVVIPKSVTKSRIASNFEVFDFELTKDDVAQIDTFDCNGRLVPITSAAGHPYHPFENEEF from the exons ATGGCTTCGACCGTTCCCTTTGTGACGCTCAACAACGGGCAAAAGATGCCCATGCTCGGCCTGGGAACTTGGGGT TCTCCTCCAGGTGAGGTCGCCCAGGCGGTGAAGGATGCGATCGATATCGGCTACCGCCATATCGACTGTGCCCACGTGTACCAGAACGAGCACGAGGTGGGCGAAGGCGTGAAGGCCAAAATCGACGAGGGAGTCGTGAAGCGCGAGGACCTGTTCATTACCAGCAAGCTGTGGAACACGTTCCACCGGCCGGATCTGGTCGAGGGTGCATGCCGTACCACGCTGAAGAACCTCGGGCTGGACTACATCGATCTGTACCTGATCCACTGGCCGATGGCGTACCGCGAGGGACCGGAATTGTTCCCCCAGGACGAGAACGGCAAGACGGCCTTCTCCGATGTGGACTACGTGGATACGTACAAAGCGCTGGAGAAGCTGGTGGAGCTTGGACTGACCAAGAGCATTGGCATCTCGAACTGCAACTCCAAGCAGGTGGAGCGTGTGCTGGCGGCAGCCACCATCAAACCCGTTACCAACCAGATTGAGTGCCATCCTTATCTGACACAGTCGAAACTGTCACCGTTCTGTACGGAGCGTGGTATGATCGTTACCGCGTACAGTCCGCTCGGTTCACCGAACCGCCCCTGGGCTAAGCCGGGCGATGCGCAGCTAATGGAAGATCCGAAGATTGTGGCGCTGGCGGAGAAGTACAACAAAACGCCGGCCCAGATTCTGATCCGCTACCAGATCCAGCGCGGACACGTAGTTATCCCGAAGTCGGTGACCAAGTCGCGCATTGCCTCCAACTTTGAGGTGTTTGATTTCGAGTTGACAAAGGACGATGTGGCACAGATCGATACGTTCGACTGCAATGGGCGGTTGGTGCCGATTACGAG TGCTGCTGGACATCCGTATCATCCGTTCGAAAACGAGGAGTTCTAA
- the LOC121598318 gene encoding aldo-keto reductase family 1 member B1-like, giving the protein MTCNVVPNAIFKNGNSIPMFGLGTWNSPPGQVAQAVKDAIDVGYRHIDCAHVYQNEHEVGEGIAAKIAEGVVKREDLFVTSKLWNTFHRPDLVEGACKTTLQNLKLDYLDLYLIHWPVGYQEGTELFPMGPDGKTFLFSDADYVDTWPEMEKLVDAGLVRNIGVSNFNAKQVQRVLDVARIPPATNQIECHPYLHQSKITSFCAEKGIIVTAYSPLGSPARPWVKADDPVLMDDATVGQLAKKHGKSAAQILIRYQIQLGHVVIPKSVTKERIASNFDVFSFQLDEDDMKQLAGLERNGRICPESSAFGHPHHPFEKEE; this is encoded by the exons ATGACTTGCAATGTCGTACCGAATGCAATCTTCAAGAATGGTAACAGCATTCCCATGTTTGGACTGGGCACCTGGAAC TCACCCCCGGGACAGGTGGCGCAGGCGGTAAAGGACGCAATTGACGTCGGCTATCGGCACATCGACTGTGCCCACGTCTACCAGAACGAGCATGAGGTGGGCGAAGGAATTGCGGCCAAAATTGCCGAAGGTGTTGTGAAGAG AGAGGACCTCTTTGTAACGAGCAAACTGTGGAACACGTTCCATCGGCCCGATCTGGTcgagggcgcttgtaagacGACGCTGCAGAACCTTAAGCTGGACTATCTCGACCTCTACCTGATCCACTGGCCGGTGGGCTACCAGGAAGGTACGGAGCTGTTCCCGATGGGACCGGATGGGAAGACGTTCCTCTTTTCCGACGCCGATTACGTCGACACCTGGCCCGAGATGGAGAAGCTCGTTGATGCTGGGCTGGTGCGCAATATTGGGGTGTCGAATTTCAACGCCAAACAGGTGCAGCGTGTGCTGGACGTTGCACGCATCCCACCCGCCACCAACCAGATCGAGTGCCATCCTTATCTGCACCAGTCGAAAATTACTTCATTCTGTGCGGAGAAGGGCATCATCGTTACCGCGTACAGTCCACTCGGTTCGCCGGCCCGGCCCTGGGTTAAGGCGGACGATCCGGTACTGATGGACGACGCGACGGTTGGCCAGCTAGCGAAGAAGCATGGCAAGAGTGCGGCACAGATCTTGATCCGCTACCAGATCCAGCTGGGTCATGTCGTTATCCCGAAGTCGGTTACCAAGGAACGCATTGCGTCGAACTTTGATGTGTTTAGCTTCCAGCTGGACGAGGATGATATGAAGCAGTTGGCGGGGTTGGAGCGCAATGGACGCATTTGTCCGGAATCGAGCGCTTTCGGACATCCGCATCATCCGTTCGAGAAGGAAGAGTAA
- the LOC121598320 gene encoding prostaglandin F synthase 1-like, with translation MDAKATLVTLNNGKKMPVLGLGTYNLRGQNCVDAVKTAIDAGYRHIDTASLYQNEAEVGQAIREKIADGTIKREDIFVTTKLWNTSHEPAQVREAFDASLSKLNVDYVDLYLMHSPIGATVDSNGTTVLTDVDYVTTWKAMEQLLDTGLVRSLGVSNFNSEQLRRVLENGSVTPVTNQVECHVRLNQKKLIKFCKDRNVIVTAYSPLYRPGSTLGPEGGQSSKHPMEDARVVEIAERYKKTPAQVLLRYLVDIGSVPIPKSGNPDRIRQNLNIFDFALTPAEVVTLDALNTGERLVKFEMGLAHPFYPFEAEF, from the exons ATGGACGCGAAAGCGACACTAGTGACCCTGAACAATGGGAAAAAGATGCCCGTTCTAGGGCTGGGCACCTACAAT CTCCGGGGACAGAACTGTGTCGATGCGGTAAAGACAGCAATCGATGCCGGCTATCGGCACATCGATACGGCCTCGCTGTACCAGAACGAGGCAGAAGTTGGGCAAGCGATAAGAGAAAAGATTGCCGATGGTACCATCAAGCGGGAGGACATTTTCGTTACCACTAAG CTCTGGAATACATCGCACGAACCGGCCCAAGTGCGCGAAGCGTTCGATGCCTCACTGTCCAAACTCAACGTGGACTACGTGGATCTGTACCTGATGCACAGCCCGATCGGCGCTACGGTGGACTCGAACGGTACTACCGTTCTTACCGACGTTGATTACGTCACCACGTGGAAAGCAATGGAGCAACTGCTCGATACGGGACTCGTTCGCAGCCTGGGTGTTTCCAACTTCAATTCCGAACAGTTGCGCCGGGTTCTCGAGAACGGTTCGGTGACCCCGGTAACCAATCAGGTCGAGTGTCACGTACGCTTGAATCAGAAAAAGTTGATCAAATTCTGCAAAGATCGTAACGTGATCGTAACCGCGTACAGTCCACTGTACCGGCCGGGCAGTACGCTCGGTCCGGAAGGCGGGCAAAGCTCCAAACATCCAATGGAAGACGCGCGAGTTGTAGAAATTGCGGAGCGCTACAAGAAAACTCCAGCCCAGGTACTGTTGCGCTATCTGGTCGATATCGGTTCGGTGCCAATTCCAAAGTCGGGCAACCCGGACCGTATTCGGCAGAATTTGAACATCTTTGACTTTGCACTGACGCCGGCAGAGGTCGTTACGCTCGATGCGCTCAACACGGGCGAGCGGTTGGTGAAGTTTGAGATGGGATTGGCCCATCCGTTCTATCCATTTGAAGCGGAATTTTAA
- the LOC121598319 gene encoding 1,5-anhydro-D-fructose reductase-like, giving the protein MSTQVPTVRFSNGYEIPVLGYGTYLAQKGQCVELVKKAIDLGYRHIDTAFLYENEVEIGQAIRDKIAEGVIRREDVFVTTKLWNTFHDPQHVEEAFRRSFDMLDIGYIDLFLMHSPMGVQFSGYEYADMQPKDADGNMLLSDVDYVETWKAMEKLVTSGGRVRSIGLSNFNSEQIERILQIATVKPVNNQVEANPGYDQRKLIAFCQARGITVTAYGPMGRPHRTTYGNRNALDDPKVLEIGRKYGKTGGQVILRYLIDIGTIPIPYSTNEERMRQNIDVCDFKLTGEEIEYLASFHSARTIPFLPLKSHKYYPFDLEF; this is encoded by the exons ATGTCAACACAAGTGCCGACGGTTCGCTTTAGCAATGGGTACGAAATCCCGGTCCTCGGCTATGGGACGTACTTG GCTCAAAAAGGCCAGTGCGTTGAGCTGGTAAAGAAAGCGATCGATCTCGGCTACCGGCACATCGACACCGCCTTCCTGTACGAGAATGAGGTCGAGATTGGGCAGGCGATACGGGACAAGATAGCGGAGGGTGTGATCCGCCGGGAGGACGTGTTCGTGACGACCAAGCTGTGGAACACGTTTCACGATCCGCAGCACGTCGAGGAAGCGTTCCGCCGTTCGTTCGACATGCTCGACATCGGGTACATCGATCTCTTCCTGATGCACTCACCGATGGGAGTACAATTCTCCGGGTACGAGTATGCGGACATGCAACCGAAGGATGCCGACGGCAATATGCTCCTCTCGGACGTGGACTACGTCGAGACGTGGAAAGCGATGGAAAAGTTGGTCACTTCGGGCGGCCGGGTACGCAGCATCGGACTGTCCAACTTTAACAGCGAGCAAATCGAGCGCATTCTCCAGATAGCGACGGTGAAACCGGTCAACAATCAGGTGGAAGCCAACCCGGGCTACGACCAGCGGAAGCTGATTGCGTTCTGCCAGGCACGGGGCATCACGGTGACGGCGTACGGGCCGATGGGACGACCGCACCGCACGACGTACGGCAACCGGAATGCGCTGGACGACCCGAAGGTGCTGGAAATTGGGCGCAAGTATGGCAAAACGGGCGGTCAGGTGATACTGCGCTATTTG ATTGACATCGGAACCATCCCGATTCCGTACTCGACGAACGAGGAACGCATGCGGCAAAACATTGACGTGTGTGACTTCAAGCTAACGGGCGAGGAAATTGAATATCTGGCCTCGTTCCATTCGGCCCGCACAATACCATTCTTGCCACTCAAGTCCCACAAGTACTATCCGTTCGATTTAGAATTCTAA
- the LOC121598317 gene encoding 1,5-anhydro-D-fructose reductase gives MAPKVPSVRLNNGLEMPVLGLGTYLATEEEGIAAVKMAIDEGYRHIDTAYFYQNENQVGQAVRAKIAEGLIKREDVFIVTKVWNTYHAPEHVAEACQRSLDNLGLGYIDLFLIHWPMGWKFCGWTGDDLLPMNANGKSIDSDVDYLDTWKAMESLVKEGKVKSIGVSNFNSEQLTRLLANCEIKPVTNQVECNPGINQRKLIEFCRQRDIVITAYSPLGRPNMADPVVGTAGIPKHALDDPRVIAIGQKYGKSAGQVVLRYLVELGTLPIPKSSKLERIRQNIDIFDFSLTEEDIKLMDGFNTGGRTVPFHFSSEHKYFPFKLEY, from the exons ATGGCCCCAAAGGTTCCATCTGTTCGGCTCAACAATGGCCTTGAGATGCCCGTTCTAGGGCTTGGCACGTATTTG GCCACCGAAGAGGAAGGAATCGCAGCAGTAAAGATGGCCATAGACGAGGGTTATCGCCATATCGATACAGCTTACTTCTATCAGAACGAGAACCAGGTCGGACAGGCGGTGCGGGCCAAAATCGCGGAAGGGCTCATCAAGCGGGAAGATGTGTTCATCGTTACGAAG GTTTGGAACACCTACCACGCCCCGGAACATGTGGCCGAAGCGTGCCAGCGCTCGCTCGACAATCTCGGCCTCGGCTATATCGATCTGTTCCTCATCCACTGGCCGATGGGCTGGAAGTTCTGCGGCTGGACCGGGGACGATCTGCTGCCGATGAACGCGAACGGCAAATCGATCGATTCCGACGTCGACTATCTCGACACGTGGAAAGCGATGGAATCGCTGGTGAAGGAGGGCAAGGTGAAGAGCATCGGCGTGTCGAACTTTAACAGCGAGCAGCTGACGCGTCTGCTGGCGAACTGCGAGATCAAACCGGTCACGAATCAGGTCGAGTGCAATCCGGGCATCAATCAGCGCAAGCTGATCGAGTTCTGCCGGCAGCGGGACATTGTCATTACGGCGTACAGTCCGCTCGGTAGGCCAAATATGGCCGATCCGGTCGTCGGTACGGCGGGCATACCGAAGCACGCGCTGGACGATCCGCGCGTGATCGCGATTGGCCAGAAGTATGGCAAAAGTGCGGGCCAGGTGGTGCTGCGATATCTGGTCGAGCTGGGCACGCTGCCGATTCCGAAGTCGTCCAAGCTCGAGCGCATCCGGCAAAACATTGACATCTTTGACTTTAGCCTGACCGAGGAGGACATTAAGCTGATGGACGGGTTCAACACGGGCGGCCGGACGGTGCCGTTTCACTTCAGCAGCGAGCACAAGTACTTCCCGTTCAAGCTGGAGTACTGA